Proteins encoded together in one Mycolicibacter minnesotensis window:
- a CDS encoding DUF1707 SHOCT-like domain-containing protein → MTGLSDDMADVALRISDADRNGTLRRLHNAVSLGLIDIGEFEERAAQVSQARMRSELDTLIGDLPGPRAIVSSAADRVELRGWAGSLKRHGEWIVPTQLAVVRRLGSVDLDLTKARFAGPVVVIELDIRFGSVDIRLPDGASVSIDDVEVYGGSARDRRSDPPAEGVPHLVLTGRVVCGSVDIRGPRRKLRWRR, encoded by the coding sequence ATGACGGGTCTCAGCGACGACATGGCCGACGTGGCCTTACGCATCTCTGATGCGGACCGCAACGGCACGCTTCGCCGCCTGCACAACGCTGTCTCCCTCGGATTGATCGACATCGGGGAGTTCGAGGAACGCGCGGCGCAGGTTTCCCAGGCTCGGATGCGCTCGGAGCTGGACACCCTGATCGGTGACCTACCCGGCCCGCGGGCCATCGTCTCGTCGGCGGCCGATCGGGTGGAGCTGCGTGGCTGGGCCGGTTCGTTGAAGCGCCACGGCGAATGGATCGTGCCGACCCAGCTGGCGGTGGTGCGGCGTCTGGGCTCGGTCGACCTGGACCTCACCAAGGCGCGCTTCGCCGGGCCGGTCGTCGTCATCGAACTCGACATTCGCTTCGGTTCGGTGGACATCCGCTTGCCCGACGGCGCCAGCGTCTCGATCGACGACGTGGAGGTCTACGGCGGCAGTGCGCGGGACCGACGCAGTGATCCACCCGCCGAAGGCGTCCCGCACCTGGTACTGACCGGACGCGTGGTCTGCGGTTCGGTGGATATCAGGGGCCCCCGTCGCAAGCTGCGATGGCGGCGCTGA
- a CDS encoding penicillin-binding transpeptidase domain-containing protein: protein MFTVLLTAAGLAACTPRPDGPGPVAERFFSALAAGDTAAAAELSDDPSTARSALNAAWAGLQAEHLDAQMLSSRYNDDTGSVAFRYTWKLPKNRIWAYDGQLKMVRNEGHWTVRWAATGLHPKLGEHQTFALRADPPRRAAVNEIGGTDVLVPGYVYHYQLDATRAGQHLMRTARGVVDTLRVFDDALGDPQRLAEQASSSVTPLDLITLRKVDHDRVEPVIGALPGVLVTPRPDLLPTDDHFAPMLINEVKKAVGTQLEGAAGWRVVSVNQNGVDVAVLHEVDPAPAPSLTISVDRAVQRAAQNAVNTRGDKAMMVVIKPSTGELLAVAQSAAADADGLVATSGLYPPGSTFKMVTAGAAIERDMASPNSMVGCPGELDIGQRTIPNYGGFDLGLVSMSRAFANSCNTTFAELASRMPPRALSQAATRYGIGVDYLVDGITTVTGSVPPTVDLAERTEDGFGQGKVLTSPFGLALAAATVAAGRTPVPRLIEGRPTAVNGPASAPVSSEMLNGLREMMRLVVTDGTARDIAGCGPVFGKTGEAEFAGGSHSWFAGYRGDMAFASLIVGGGSSQYAVRMTKVMFDSLPDNFLL, encoded by the coding sequence ATGTTCACCGTGCTGCTCACCGCCGCGGGCTTGGCGGCCTGCACCCCGCGCCCCGACGGCCCTGGGCCTGTCGCCGAGCGCTTCTTCTCCGCCCTCGCAGCCGGTGACACCGCGGCCGCGGCCGAACTCAGCGACGACCCGTCCACTGCGCGCAGTGCCCTCAACGCCGCCTGGGCGGGGTTACAGGCTGAACATCTGGATGCACAGATGCTCAGCTCGCGCTACAACGACGACACCGGAAGTGTCGCCTTCCGCTACACGTGGAAGCTGCCGAAGAACCGGATCTGGGCCTACGACGGCCAGCTCAAAATGGTTCGTAATGAAGGACATTGGACGGTTCGCTGGGCGGCTACCGGCCTGCACCCCAAACTGGGGGAGCACCAGACCTTCGCGCTGCGGGCCGACCCCCCGCGACGCGCCGCCGTCAACGAGATCGGCGGCACCGACGTACTGGTGCCCGGCTACGTGTATCACTACCAGCTCGACGCCACCCGGGCCGGCCAGCACCTGATGCGCACTGCGCGCGGTGTGGTCGACACCTTGCGGGTCTTCGACGACGCACTCGGGGACCCGCAGCGACTGGCAGAGCAGGCCAGTTCCTCGGTGACCCCGTTGGACCTGATCACGTTGCGCAAGGTCGATCACGACCGGGTCGAACCAGTGATCGGCGCTCTTCCCGGGGTGCTGGTCACCCCCCGCCCCGACCTGCTGCCCACCGATGACCACTTCGCGCCGATGCTGATCAACGAGGTCAAGAAGGCCGTCGGGACCCAACTCGAAGGGGCCGCGGGCTGGCGGGTGGTCAGCGTGAACCAGAACGGGGTCGACGTCGCGGTACTGCACGAGGTCGATCCGGCGCCGGCCCCCTCGCTGACCATCAGCGTGGACCGAGCGGTACAGCGTGCCGCCCAGAATGCGGTCAACACCCGCGGCGACAAGGCGATGATGGTGGTGATCAAGCCCTCCACCGGGGAGCTGCTCGCCGTAGCGCAGAGCGCCGCCGCCGACGCCGACGGGCTGGTCGCGACCAGTGGCCTGTATCCGCCAGGGTCCACCTTCAAGATGGTGACCGCGGGCGCGGCGATCGAACGAGACATGGCCTCACCGAATTCGATGGTGGGTTGTCCCGGCGAACTCGACATCGGCCAGCGCACCATCCCCAACTACGGCGGGTTCGACCTCGGCCTGGTATCGATGTCGCGGGCCTTCGCCAACTCGTGCAACACCACTTTTGCCGAGCTGGCCAGCCGGATGCCCCCACGCGCCCTGTCGCAGGCAGCCACGCGCTACGGAATCGGGGTGGACTACCTGGTCGACGGGATCACCACGGTCACCGGATCCGTCCCCCCGACCGTGGATCTGGCAGAACGTACGGAGGACGGATTCGGGCAGGGCAAGGTGCTGACCAGCCCCTTCGGCCTGGCGCTGGCCGCGGCGACGGTGGCCGCCGGCCGAACCCCGGTGCCCCGGCTGATCGAGGGCCGGCCGACAGCGGTCAACGGCCCGGCCAGTGCCCCCGTCAGCTCCGAGATGCTCAACGGCCTGCGCGAGATGATGCGGCTGGTGGTCACCGACGGCACCGCACGCGATATCGCCGGTTGCGGACCGGTATTCGGCAAGACCGGAGAGGCTGAGTTCGCCGGCGGTTCGCATTCCTGGTTCGCCGGGTACCGCGGAGACATGGCTTTCGCCTCGCTGATCGTCGGCGGTGGCAGCTCCCAGTACGCGGTCCGGATGACCAAGGTGATGTTCGACTCGCTGCCGGACAACTTCCTGCTGTAG
- a CDS encoding GNAT family N-acetyltransferase → MSAPPDFRLEQARVSVARDAAAVWRVLQEDPIGSCMVAARVADYGVDPRSIGGELWTRGGVDESLCYAGANLIPLRGTPADLAAFADKAVGAIRRCSSLVGRAELVLPMWQRLADSWGPARDVRESQPLMALHSMPTCAMDPEVRQVRPAELDAYLVAAVDMFIGEVGVDPRAGDGGRAYRRRVANLIAAGRAWARFENGEVVFKAEVGSQSPSVGQIQGVWVHPERRGQGLGIGGTAMLSAVIVGTGRIASLYVNDFNEVARATYERVGFTRVGTFATVLLD, encoded by the coding sequence ATGTCGGCTCCGCCCGATTTCCGCCTCGAGCAGGCTCGCGTGTCCGTGGCGCGCGATGCCGCGGCAGTGTGGCGCGTTCTCCAAGAGGATCCGATCGGCTCCTGCATGGTGGCCGCTCGCGTCGCCGACTACGGCGTCGATCCCCGGTCGATCGGCGGAGAACTGTGGACGCGGGGCGGCGTCGATGAATCCCTGTGCTACGCAGGCGCGAACCTGATACCACTGCGTGGAACACCCGCCGACCTTGCCGCGTTCGCCGACAAGGCAGTCGGTGCGATTCGGCGCTGCTCATCCCTGGTAGGACGCGCGGAATTGGTGTTGCCGATGTGGCAGCGCCTCGCCGACTCCTGGGGTCCGGCCCGCGACGTGCGTGAGAGCCAGCCCTTGATGGCGTTGCACAGCATGCCCACGTGCGCGATGGATCCCGAAGTACGCCAGGTGCGCCCCGCCGAGCTCGACGCATACCTGGTCGCGGCCGTCGATATGTTCATCGGTGAGGTCGGCGTGGACCCGCGTGCCGGGGACGGCGGCCGGGCCTACCGTCGGCGGGTGGCCAATCTGATCGCAGCGGGCCGGGCCTGGGCGCGCTTCGAGAATGGCGAGGTGGTGTTCAAGGCCGAGGTGGGCTCGCAGTCGCCGTCGGTGGGACAGATCCAGGGCGTCTGGGTGCACCCGGAACGGCGCGGGCAGGGGCTGGGTATCGGCGGCACGGCCATGCTGTCCGCGGTCATCGTGGGAACCGGGCGCATCGCCAGCCTGTACGTCAACGACTTCAATGAGGTGGCCCGCGCCACGTACGAGCGGGTCGGGTTCACTCGGGTCGGCACTTTCGCGACGGTATTGCTCGACTGA
- the ispG gene encoding flavodoxin-dependent (E)-4-hydroxy-3-methylbut-2-enyl-diphosphate synthase produces the protein MSVGLGIPAAPPPTLAPRRKTRQLMVGGVGVGSDHPIPVQSMCTTKTHDVNATLQQIAELTAAGCDIVRVACPRQEDADALAEIARKSKLPVIADIHFQPKYIFAAIDAGCAAVRVNPGNIKEFDGRVGDVAKAAGAAGIPIRIGVNAGSLDQRFLAKYGKATPEALVESALWEASLFEEHGFGDIKISVKHNDPVVMVAAYELLAQRCDYPLHLGVTEAGPAFQGTIKSAVAFGALLSRGIGDTIRVSLSAPPVEEVKVGNQILESLNLRPRGLEIVSCPSCGRAQVDVYRLANEVTAGLEGIDVPLRVAVMGCVVNGPGEAREADLGVASGNGKGQIFVKGEVIKTVPEAQIVETLIEEAMRLAEQMGDGSPSGSPTVAVS, from the coding sequence ATGAGCGTCGGCCTCGGAATACCGGCCGCTCCACCGCCCACGCTGGCGCCGCGGCGTAAGACCCGTCAGCTCATGGTCGGTGGTGTCGGAGTGGGCAGCGACCACCCGATTCCGGTGCAGTCGATGTGCACCACCAAGACCCACGACGTCAATGCGACATTGCAGCAGATCGCCGAGCTGACCGCCGCCGGCTGCGACATCGTGCGGGTGGCCTGCCCGCGGCAGGAGGACGCCGACGCGCTGGCCGAGATTGCCCGCAAGAGCAAGCTTCCGGTGATCGCCGACATCCACTTCCAGCCCAAGTACATCTTCGCCGCGATCGACGCCGGCTGCGCCGCCGTGCGGGTCAACCCGGGCAATATCAAGGAGTTCGACGGCCGGGTCGGCGACGTCGCCAAGGCCGCCGGCGCCGCCGGCATTCCGATCCGGATCGGTGTGAACGCCGGCTCGCTGGATCAGCGATTCCTGGCCAAGTACGGCAAGGCCACTCCAGAGGCGCTGGTGGAATCCGCGCTCTGGGAGGCGTCGCTGTTCGAAGAGCATGGCTTCGGCGACATCAAGATCAGCGTCAAACACAACGACCCGGTCGTGATGGTGGCCGCCTACGAGCTGCTGGCACAGCGCTGCGACTACCCGCTGCATCTGGGTGTCACCGAGGCCGGTCCGGCATTCCAGGGCACCATCAAGTCTGCGGTGGCGTTCGGCGCGTTGCTCTCTCGCGGCATTGGCGACACCATCCGGGTGTCGCTGTCGGCGCCGCCCGTGGAAGAGGTCAAGGTCGGCAACCAGATTCTGGAGTCGCTCAATCTGCGGCCACGGGGTCTGGAGATCGTGTCGTGCCCCTCGTGTGGCCGGGCACAGGTCGATGTCTACCGGCTGGCGAATGAAGTCACCGCCGGGCTGGAGGGGATCGACGTACCGCTGCGCGTAGCGGTGATGGGATGTGTGGTCAACGGCCCCGGCGAAGCCCGTGAGGCGGATCTGGGCGTGGCATCCGGCAACGGCAAAGGACAGATCTTCGTCAAGGGTGAGGTGATCAAGACCGTTCCCGAGGCGCAGATCGTCGAGACCCTGATCGAAGAGGCCATGCGCCTGGCCGAGCAGATGGGTGACGGTTCTCCCAGCGGCTCGCCCACCGTCGCCGTAAGCTGA
- a CDS encoding M50 family metallopeptidase: protein MMFAVGIALFALAILVSVALHECGHMWVARATGMKVRRYFVGFGPTLWSTRRGETEYGLKAVPAGGFCDIAGMTAVEELAPDEFDRAMFKQKTWKRVAVLVAGPAMNFIIGLVLVYAIAVIWGLPNLHAPTTAVIGDTACVAPEITKGELGTCSGPGPAAQAGIQSGDVVVKVGDTSVSTFEEMAVAVRKQHGNTPIVVERDGTRLTTYVDVTATQRWISDGSGEAVPSTVGAIGVGAAQFGPTEYGPISAVPATFAFSGDLAVLLGKSLANIPSKVGALMHAIGNPHGERDPETPISVVGASIIGGDTVDHGLWVAFWFFLAQLNFILGVLNLVPLLPFDGGHIAIALFEKLRNVVRSARGKVAAAPVDYLKLMPATYVVLVVVVGYMLLTVTADLVNPIRLF from the coding sequence ATGATGTTCGCGGTCGGCATCGCGCTGTTCGCGCTGGCCATCCTGGTTTCGGTGGCCCTGCACGAGTGTGGACACATGTGGGTGGCGCGGGCCACCGGCATGAAGGTTCGCCGTTACTTCGTCGGCTTCGGCCCCACGCTGTGGTCGACGCGACGCGGCGAGACGGAGTACGGCCTCAAGGCCGTACCGGCCGGTGGCTTCTGCGACATCGCCGGCATGACCGCCGTGGAGGAGCTCGCTCCTGACGAGTTCGACCGTGCCATGTTCAAGCAGAAGACCTGGAAACGGGTGGCGGTGTTGGTCGCCGGGCCCGCGATGAATTTCATCATCGGTTTGGTGCTGGTCTATGCCATCGCGGTGATCTGGGGCCTGCCCAATCTGCATGCGCCCACCACGGCTGTGATCGGCGATACCGCCTGCGTGGCCCCCGAGATCACCAAGGGCGAACTGGGCACCTGTTCGGGTCCGGGCCCGGCGGCGCAGGCCGGAATCCAGTCCGGTGACGTGGTTGTCAAGGTCGGCGACACGTCCGTCTCGACTTTCGAAGAGATGGCCGTCGCCGTGCGCAAGCAGCACGGCAACACACCGATCGTGGTCGAACGCGATGGCACCAGGCTCACCACCTACGTCGACGTGACAGCCACACAGCGGTGGATCTCCGACGGCTCGGGGGAGGCGGTGCCCAGCACCGTCGGTGCTATCGGCGTCGGCGCCGCCCAATTCGGGCCGACTGAATACGGGCCGATCAGTGCGGTTCCGGCCACCTTCGCCTTCAGTGGGGATCTGGCGGTGTTGTTGGGCAAGTCGTTGGCCAACATCCCGTCGAAGGTCGGCGCACTGATGCACGCGATCGGAAACCCGCACGGGGAGCGTGATCCCGAAACCCCGATCAGTGTGGTGGGCGCGTCGATCATCGGCGGCGACACTGTCGATCATGGCCTGTGGGTGGCGTTCTGGTTCTTCCTGGCGCAGCTCAACTTCATCCTGGGTGTGCTCAACCTGGTGCCGCTGCTGCCGTTCGATGGCGGCCACATCGCGATCGCGCTGTTCGAGAAACTCCGCAATGTGGTCCGGTCGGCCCGCGGGAAGGTGGCGGCTGCGCCGGTGGACTATCTCAAGCTGATGCCGGCCACCTACGTAGTGTTGGTGGTGGTTGTCGGCTACATGCTGCTCACCGTGACTGCCGACTTGGTCAATCCGATCAGGCTGTTTTGA
- the dxr gene encoding 1-deoxy-D-xylulose-5-phosphate reductoisomerase, translated as MSASSGGRTRVLLLGSTGSIGTQALQVIAANPDRFEIVGLAAGGGNPELLAAQRAETGVTNIAVADARVGEALEVPYCGPEAVTRLVQDTEADVVLNALVGALGLRPTLAALETGARLALANKESLIAGGPLVLAAAQPGQIVPVDSEHSALAQCLRGGTPDEVAKLVLTASGGPFRGFTAAELEHVTPEQAGAHPTWSMGPMNTLNSASLVNKGLELIETHLLFGVRYERIDVVVHPQSIVHSMVTFTDGSTIAQASPPDMRLPIALALGWPARVPGAAAACDFTRASTWEFEPLDDEVFPAVQLARRAGTIGGCMTAVYNAANEEAAEAFLSGRIGFPAIVDTIAEVLGAADQWAAQPATVDEVLDAQRWAKERAARAVEATATRKVGSNR; from the coding sequence GTGAGCGCGTCTTCGGGGGGCCGGACCAGAGTTCTGCTGTTGGGCTCCACCGGCTCGATCGGAACCCAGGCATTGCAGGTCATCGCGGCGAATCCGGATCGCTTCGAGATCGTCGGGCTGGCCGCCGGCGGCGGTAACCCTGAGCTGTTGGCCGCCCAGCGAGCCGAAACCGGCGTGACCAACATCGCCGTCGCCGACGCCCGGGTCGGTGAGGCGCTCGAGGTCCCGTACTGCGGCCCCGAGGCCGTGACCCGTCTGGTGCAGGACACCGAGGCAGACGTGGTGCTCAACGCCCTGGTCGGCGCGCTGGGGCTGCGGCCCACGCTGGCCGCGCTGGAGACCGGGGCTCGGCTGGCGCTGGCCAACAAGGAATCGCTGATCGCCGGTGGTCCCTTGGTGCTGGCGGCCGCTCAGCCGGGCCAGATCGTGCCGGTGGACTCCGAGCATTCCGCGCTGGCGCAGTGCCTTCGCGGCGGCACTCCCGACGAAGTCGCCAAGCTGGTGCTCACGGCTTCGGGCGGGCCGTTCCGGGGCTTTACCGCCGCCGAGCTGGAGCACGTCACGCCGGAACAGGCCGGCGCCCACCCGACCTGGTCGATGGGCCCGATGAACACCCTGAATTCCGCCTCGCTGGTCAACAAGGGCCTCGAACTCATCGAAACGCACTTGCTGTTCGGTGTTCGCTACGAGCGCATCGATGTCGTCGTGCACCCGCAGTCGATCGTGCATTCCATGGTCACCTTCACCGACGGATCGACCATCGCCCAGGCCAGCCCGCCGGACATGCGCCTACCGATCGCGCTGGCGCTCGGCTGGCCCGCACGGGTGCCCGGCGCGGCGGCGGCGTGTGACTTCACGCGGGCTTCCACCTGGGAATTCGAGCCGCTCGACGACGAGGTTTTCCCGGCAGTACAGCTGGCCCGTCGCGCCGGAACGATCGGCGGCTGCATGACCGCGGTCTACAACGCGGCCAATGAAGAAGCAGCAGAGGCGTTCCTTTCCGGCCGGATCGGCTTCCCCGCGATCGTGGACACCATCGCCGAGGTGCTGGGCGCCGCCGACCAGTGGGCCGCACAACCCGCTACCGTGGATGAGGTACTCGACGCGCAGCGCTGGGCCAAGGAACGGGCGGCTCGCGCCGTTGAGGCGACAGCTACGAGAAAGGTCGGAAGCAACCGATGA
- a CDS encoding VOC family protein, whose translation MTATNPTVWLTLQAHDAPKLIDYYVDTFGFVVTARYGDADTVDHAELCWPEGTGGIMLGSHKPGNDWCREPGTAGGFVVTGDPDGLYQRVLRHQADVIRPLTDTDYGAREFAVRDPEGNLWSFGNYPGAQ comes from the coding sequence ATGACTGCAACGAACCCGACCGTCTGGTTGACCCTGCAAGCGCATGACGCGCCCAAGCTCATCGACTACTACGTTGACACCTTCGGTTTTGTCGTCACGGCTCGGTACGGGGACGCGGACACCGTCGACCATGCGGAGCTGTGCTGGCCGGAAGGGACCGGCGGCATCATGCTGGGCAGTCACAAGCCCGGAAACGACTGGTGCCGTGAACCCGGTACCGCCGGTGGCTTCGTCGTCACCGGTGACCCGGACGGTCTTTACCAGCGGGTCCTGCGACACCAGGCCGATGTCATTCGACCGCTGACCGACACCGACTACGGAGCTCGTGAGTTCGCGGTGCGCGATCCCGAAGGCAACCTGTGGAGCTTCGGGAACTACCCGGGCGCACAATAG
- a CDS encoding helix-turn-helix transcriptional regulator, translating to MVGYRALDVPESVHRGLPSSTLTFIVSLDDGVEAAATLGALAAARPIPVILGGLHVEASHVRQRRGQAGVQLAVHPLASRALFGLPAAELSLTDFDAAPMLGRHAQRLHEQLASAPCWSDAFTLASRYLVAQCNRHRVGVRTEVAAAWELLRRSRGTAPIARVAEQVGLSQRHLSTLFRREVGRSPKEVAMLMRFEYATARMANAARGPRVDLADIAVAAGYADQAHLTREFVRYTGTTPGAWLVEEFQNIQDGGHGQRSPWGDDCNEPDRLVDPASA from the coding sequence ATGGTCGGCTATCGCGCGCTTGACGTGCCGGAGAGCGTCCATCGGGGTCTGCCGTCATCGACGCTGACGTTCATCGTCAGCCTCGATGACGGGGTGGAGGCCGCCGCCACCCTCGGCGCGCTGGCCGCGGCGCGGCCGATTCCCGTCATCCTCGGTGGCCTGCATGTGGAGGCCAGCCACGTCCGGCAGCGCCGCGGTCAGGCCGGCGTTCAGCTGGCGGTGCATCCGCTGGCCTCACGCGCGCTGTTCGGCCTGCCGGCTGCCGAGCTCAGTCTCACCGACTTCGATGCGGCGCCGATGCTGGGCCGGCATGCGCAGCGTCTGCATGAGCAGCTGGCCTCCGCGCCGTGCTGGTCGGACGCCTTTACGCTGGCATCTCGATATCTGGTGGCGCAGTGCAATCGCCATCGGGTCGGCGTGCGGACCGAGGTGGCCGCCGCCTGGGAGCTGCTGCGGCGCAGCCGGGGGACAGCTCCGATCGCGCGCGTCGCCGAGCAGGTCGGCCTGAGCCAGCGCCACCTGAGCACGCTGTTTCGCCGCGAGGTGGGCCGCAGCCCGAAGGAGGTGGCCATGCTGATGCGCTTCGAGTACGCGACCGCCCGCATGGCCAACGCCGCTCGCGGCCCGCGGGTCGACCTGGCAGACATTGCGGTGGCAGCCGGTTATGCCGACCAGGCCCACCTGACCCGAGAATTCGTTCGCTACACCGGGACCACGCCCGGAGCCTGGCTGGTCGAGGAGTTCCAAAACATTCAAGACGGCGGGCATGGGCAGCGCTCACCGTGGGGGGATGACTGCAACGAACCCGACCGTCTGGTTGACCCTGCAAGCGCATGA
- a CDS encoding DUF2631 domain-containing protein has translation MAGTELERHTEADPVEVPSAAWGWSAINYRTWHIVGFVIVGFLLLMLRGNHIGHVEDYFLLGFAALTLFVVVRDIVGRNRGWLR, from the coding sequence GTGGCCGGTACCGAGCTGGAGCGCCACACCGAGGCTGACCCTGTCGAGGTGCCGTCTGCGGCGTGGGGCTGGAGCGCGATCAACTACCGCACCTGGCACATCGTCGGCTTCGTCATCGTCGGGTTCCTGCTGCTCATGCTGCGCGGCAACCACATCGGCCACGTCGAGGACTACTTCCTGCTGGGCTTCGCCGCCCTGACGCTGTTTGTCGTGGTTCGCGACATCGTCGGCCGCAACCGCGGTTGGCTGCGCTAG
- the rlmN gene encoding 23S rRNA (adenine(2503)-C(2))-methyltransferase RlmN, which translates to MTQQLVFTAPKRALPPRHLADLDAAGRAAAVADLGLPAFRANQLAQQYYGRLIADPQQMTDLPAAVRSAVAEALFPTLLTAASEIQCDAGETRKTLWHAHDQTKFESVLMRYPRRNTVCISSQAGCGMACPFCATGQAGLTRNLSTAEILEQVRAAAVVLREQGAARPAGDRLSNIVFMGMGEPLANYARVVAAVRRITEPPPNGFGISARSVTVSTVGLAPAIRKLADERLGVTLALSLHTPDDELRDTLVPVNNRWKVSEVLDAARYYADQTGRRVSVEYALIRDVNDQPWRADLLGKKLHKVLGQLVHVNLIPLNPTPGSEWDASPKPVEREFVRRVRAQGVECTVRDTRGREIAAACGQLAAENS; encoded by the coding sequence ATGACGCAACAGCTGGTGTTCACCGCACCCAAACGAGCCCTGCCGCCACGCCATCTGGCTGACCTGGATGCGGCCGGCCGGGCAGCGGCCGTGGCGGATCTGGGATTGCCGGCGTTTCGGGCCAACCAGCTTGCCCAGCAGTACTACGGCAGGCTCATCGCCGACCCGCAGCAGATGACCGACCTGCCTGCCGCGGTGCGTTCGGCGGTGGCAGAAGCGCTGTTTCCCACGCTGCTGACCGCAGCCAGCGAGATCCAATGCGACGCCGGGGAAACCCGAAAGACGTTGTGGCACGCCCACGACCAGACGAAGTTCGAATCGGTGCTGATGCGCTATCCGCGCCGCAACACCGTGTGCATCTCCTCACAGGCCGGTTGCGGCATGGCGTGCCCGTTCTGCGCGACCGGCCAAGCCGGCCTCACCCGCAACCTGTCCACCGCGGAGATTCTCGAGCAGGTACGGGCCGCGGCAGTGGTATTGCGTGAGCAGGGTGCAGCTCGGCCCGCGGGGGACCGGCTGTCCAACATCGTGTTCATGGGCATGGGGGAGCCACTCGCCAACTACGCCCGGGTGGTGGCCGCGGTGCGGCGGATCACCGAGCCGCCACCGAACGGGTTCGGGATCTCGGCGCGATCGGTGACGGTGTCGACGGTCGGGCTGGCGCCGGCGATCCGAAAGCTCGCCGACGAGCGGCTCGGCGTGACCCTCGCGCTGTCGCTGCACACGCCCGACGATGAGCTGCGCGACACCTTGGTGCCGGTCAACAATCGGTGGAAGGTCAGCGAGGTCCTTGATGCTGCGCGCTACTACGCGGACCAGACGGGCCGGCGCGTCTCGGTGGAATACGCGTTGATCCGTGACGTCAACGACCAGCCCTGGCGGGCAGACCTGTTGGGCAAGAAGCTGCACAAAGTCCTGGGGCAGTTGGTGCACGTCAACCTGATACCGCTCAACCCCACTCCCGGCAGCGAATGGGATGCCAGTCCTAAGCCGGTCGAGCGGGAGTTCGTCCGCCGGGTCCGTGCCCAGGGCGTGGAATGCACGGTGCGCGATACCCGCGGCCGTGAGATCGCGGCGGCGTGTGGTCAGTTAGCCGCGGAGAACAGCTAG